CTCGGTGGCGGCCCCTTGCAGCCGTTGCTCGACGAGCCCGACGTCACCGACGTCTTGGTGAACGGACCGGGCCAGGTGTGGATCGATCGCGGCGACGGCCTGCAGCCGGTCGACCTCAACCTGGGCGACGAGGACGCGGTACGCCGCCTGGCGGTGCGGCTCGCGGCCATCGCCGGTCGCCGACTCGACGACGCGAGCCCCTGGGTCGACGGCCAACTGCCGGGCGGTGTTCGCCTGCACGCGATGCTGCCGCCTCTGGTCTCCGATGGCCCGCACCTCTCCCTGCGGATTCCGCGTCGCACCGGAATCGGACTGTCCCAGTTGTGTGCTCGCGGTCTGACCGACGTGCTCGGGGAGCGACTGCTGACCGCCTTGGTCGAACAGAAGGTGGCGTTCGTCGTGACGGGCGGCACCGGCAGCGGGAAGACCACGCTCCTGTCGTCGATGCTCGCGCTGGTGCCGGCGGCCGAGCGGCTGTTGGTCGTCGAGGACGTTCGGGAAATGATCGTCGAGCACCCGCATGTCGTGCGCCTGGAATCGCGGCCGCCGAACGTCGAGGGTGCCGGCGAGGTCACGCTGGCGGCGCTGGTCCGGCAGGCGCTGCGGATGCGTCCCGACCGAGTGGTCGTGGGTGAGGTGCGGGGTGCCGAGGTGCGGGAACTGATGAGCGCCCTGAACACCGGTCACGAGGGCGGCTGCGGCACGTTGCACGCGAACTCGCCGGTCGATGTCATCTCCCGGTTCGAAGCACTCGGTGCCCTGGGCGGTATGGCCCCCTCGGCCGTGCGTTCGCAGCTGGCGAGTTCGGTGCGCGTGGTCGTGCATGTGCAACGGACGCCGGCCGGTCGGCGTCTGGCCCAGGTGGGTGTCATCGGCGTCGACGAAGGCGAGCTTCGCGTCCGTCCGGCACTGCGGTGGGAGGCCGGGCAGGCCGTCCCGATGGAGGGTCTGTCTGCCCTCGAATCTGTGCTCGGACGGGCGGTCCGGTGATGGTGCTGGCGACCGTATTGGTCTTCGCGGCAACGCTGCTGTGGTTCACCCCGGCTCGAGTCACACTTCCACGTTCATGGCGGCTGAGCCCCAAAAGACCGGCAAGCACCACGCTGGAGGTGTGGTCGGTGCTGGTGGAGTCGATCGCGACCGGGGTCCGTTCGGGCGCTGCGCCGACCTTGGCCTGCGCGGCGGCGTGCTGCGCAGTGGGCCAGTCGATGACCGAACCACTGCCGCAGATCGGTCGCCTGCACGCGGCGGCGGTGTCGGGTGGGGATCTCGCAGCGGCGTGGCGCGACGCGGCGGACAGCCTTGATGATCCGGGTCTGTGGGCGGTTGCGTCCGCGTGGGCACTGTCCGATTCCACCGGTGCTCCCTTGGCGGACGCCCTCGCGGTGGCCTCCCGGTTACGCCGCTCGGAGACCGAGCGTGCCGCGCGTGCCAAGGCTGCTCTCGCGGCTCCGGTGACGTCCGTCAACCTGCTCACCGGCCTCCCGATCTGCGGAGCCGGGCTCGGCGGCCTGCTCGGCGTCGATGTCTGGTCGGTGTACGCCTCTCCGCTGGCCGTCGTCACCGTCGTGCCCGGCGTGGTGCTGATCGTCGCCGGACGCTGGTGGTGCCGAAGATTGGTCGCCCGCGCCGGCCGCACGAGGCGACTGACATGAGCGAATCCACGGTCTTGGACGCCGCTGCGGCGATCGATCTCGTCGCGATCGCGCTCGGTGGCGGCCTCCCCTTGGCCGATGCGCTCGGTGCGGTCGCGCAGGTGAGCAGGGATCGCATCGAGCACGATCTGCGCCTGGTCGAAGCAGCCCTGCGGTGGGGCGTCGAGCCGTCCGTCGCCTGGCGCGAGGCGGGCGAGGTGTGGGCCGCGGTCGGAGTTGCCTTCGCCCTCGCCGGCGACCTCGGTCTGCCGCCACGCGGCCTGCTGCACGACGCCGCCGAATCGATCCGTCTGAACGAAGCCGCCCGCTCCGAGGCGGCGGTGGGACGCCTGAGCGTGCTGCTCGTCCTGCCGCTCGGACTGCTGTTCCTGCCTGCCTTCGCGCTGCTGGCCGTGGTGCCGGTCGTGATCAGCCTCGCCCGATCGACGCTCGACGGCATCGGGTGAGACACAGACCACCGGAGGACATCCGGTCGGAATCAACAGAATCCGAACACGAAGGAGAACGAGATGAATGAGAAGACCCTGCCCGGCGTCCTCGCCCGGCGTTGGCGCGCGGTGCGCGAGGGCGGTGCCGAATCCGGCATGGCCACGAGTGAGTACGCGGTCGGCATCCTCGCCGCGGTCAGCTTCGCAGTCGTGCTGATCGCGATCGTGAAGTCGGCGGCGGTCAAGACCGCGCTCACCGGGATCATCACCTCGGCCCTGTCGGTCGCGGGGTGAGCAGCGCAGCCGTCCGGGCTCGGCGACGGGACGCGGGCATGGTCTGCGCCGAGCTCGCGGCTGCGTTCCCTGCCGCGGTGTTCGCCCTTCTGCTGGTGCTCGGGGTGGCGCAGCACGCGATCACCGCCACCCGCGCGGAGGAAGCTGCGCGACTGGCCGCTCGGTCGGCGGCACGTGGCGACAGCCGGGCGGAGTCGATCAGCCTCGCCCGTCGTGCAGCGCCCGCTGCGTCCGTCGAGATCTCCGGTGAAGGCGAACGGGTACGCGTCCACGTCGTCCTGCCGGCGCGCGGGGCGACGGCCTGGTTGGTGCCTTCCGGCCGGTTCTTCGCCTCTGCGGTTGCGGCGATCGAGGAGGCACCAGGTGAAAAGCCCTGATTCGGAACGAGGTTCGGGCAGTGTGCTGATGCTCGGGGTCGTCGCGGTGGCGGTACTGCTGTTCGGTGCTGCAGCCACGTTGGCGAGCGCGCAGCAGGCTTCGGCGCGAGCGCGCACCGCCGCCGACCTCGCAGCACTCGCAGCTGCCGGCGCCGTCGCCCGAGCGGAGTCGACGGCTGCGTGTGCCGCCGCGTCCCAGGTGGCTGCTGCCAACGGTGCCGCCCTGGTCGGCTGCTCGGATCTCGGTGCGGGTGACTTCGAGGTCGTCGTCACCGTCCGGCCCCGGTCCCGTGTGCTCGGTCCGGCTACGGCTCGATCGCGGGCCGGACCGGAGGGCGCAGGTAGTCACGCACCAGCCCGAGCACCTTGATCGCACCGTCCTTGTCCAGCGGCTCGTTACCGTTCCCGCACTTGGGCGACTGGATGCATGCCGGGCACCCGCTGCGGCAACGGCAGTTGCGCACGGCGTCCAGCGTGGCTTCGATCCACCGCGCCGGCTGACGGAATCCACTGTGTGCGATGCCGGCACCACCCGGGAACCCGTCGTAGACGACCACGGTCGGCAGGCCGGTGTCCTGGTGCAGCGCGGTCGAGACACCCCCGACGTCCCACCGGTCCGACTGGGCGACGAAGGACAGCAGGCCGATCGCGGCGTGCTCGGCGGCGTGCAGAGCGCCCGGCAGTGACGGCTCGTCGACGCCGGCCGCGGCGAGGACGTCGGCCGGCAGCGTCCACCACGTGCCCCGGGTTCGCAAGGTGTGCACCGGGAAGTCGAGCGGGTGCTGACCGATCACCTCACCGCCCGGCAGCCGCCGTAAGAACCCGGTCACCTGCTTGTGGACGACGATCTGTCCGTAGTGCCATTCCAGGTCTGCGTGCCGGCCGCCGGCCTCGACCTGCGCGATCTCGAACTGGGAGTCCGACGTCGCCCAGGTCGTCCAACCCGGGTCGCCGGGGGTGACTTCGGCCAGCGCCGCCTCGACGTCGTAGTTCGTCACGACGTACGTCTTGCCTTGATGCACGTACACCGCACCGGTGTGCACGGTCGTCTCGGCACGATCACCGTCCACCGTTCCGAGCACCGCTCCGCTGCGCTTCTCGACGATCGCCACGGGAGTGCCGAGGTTGCCACGCAGGTTCAGATGGTCACCCGGACGGTCGTCGCGGTCCCAGAACCAGCCTCGCGGGCGGCTACGCAGGATCCTCGCGCGGGCAAGGGTGTCGGCGAGTTGGGGCAGGCTCTCACCGAAGTACTCGACATCGTCCGGCGTGAGCGCCAGTTCATAGGCGGCCGCCGCGAGGTGCGGTGCCAGAACGTGCGGGTTCTCCGGGTTGATCACCGACGGCTCGACCGGACGGCCGAACAGCGACTCCGGGTGATCCACCAGATAGGTGTCCAGCGGGTCGTCGGCCGCGACGAAGAGCGCCAGGGACCGCCGCCCGCTGCGACCGGCCCGCCCGACCTGCTGCCACAACGACGCGGTGGTGCCTGGCCAGCCAGCGACGATCACCGCGTCCAGACCGCTGACGTCGATGCCGAGTTCCAGCGCGTTCGTGGCGGCCACACCGCGCAGCCGTCCGGTGCGCAGGTCTCGCTCGATCGCACGACGTTCCTCGGGAAGGTAACCACCGCGATAGGCGGCGATCTGCGTCGTCGGCTCGGTGACGTGGTGCCGCACCGAGTCGGCCACTCGTTCCACCCCGACGCGCGACTTGGCGAACGCCAGGGTCTGCACGCCGTCGTCGACCAGCCGGGTCATTAGATCGGCGGTCTCGGCGATCGCGCCGCGCTGCACCTCGCCCTGCGGGGTGTCGACCATGCCCGGCCGCCAGAGCCCGAAGGTCAACTCCTGGCGGGGAGACCCGTCATCGGTCACCGCGGTGACCGGTCGTCCCACCAGGGCGCTCGCATGGCCGGCCGGGGAAGCGATGGTCGCTGAGGCCAGCACGAAGACGGGATCGGATCCGTACCGTGCCGCCACCCGGCGGAGCCGGCGAAGGACCAGCGCCACGTGGGTACCGAAGACGCCTCGGTACTGGTGACACTCGTCCACGACCACGACCTGGAGCGAACGGAAGAACGATGCCCAGCGTTCGTGTGTCGGCAACAGGGTGTGGTGCAGCAGATCGGGGTTGCTCAGGATCAGACCCGCGTGGTCGCGGATCCAGCGGCGTTCGTCGCGAGGGGTGTCACCGTCGAGCACCGCCGCCCGCACCGTAGGGATCGCCCAGGAACGGATGCGAGCCTCCTGGTCCGCGGCCAGGGCCTTCGTCGGTGCGAGGTACAACGCGGTCGCGCCGCGGCCGGTGGGTGCGTCCGCGCCCGCACTGACCGCGCTCAGCATCGGCAACTGATATCCCAGGCTCTTGCCCGAGGCGGTGCCGGTGCACAGGACGACATCCTCGCCGCTGTGTACCAGGTCGGCGGCTCGGCGCTGATGCGACCACAGCGAGGTCACGCCGGACCCTCGCACAGCAGCCTCCACCTGGGGATCCACCCAGTCCGGCCAGTCACGCAGATCGGCGGGCCGACCCGGGATGGTTTCGACATGTATCAGCCCGCCGGTGCCCGTGCCCGTGAGTCGTCCGAGGGCAGAAGCCGGCTCGAACGGGTCAGGCGCGGAACTGGTCATGGGCAAGCGTGGTCCTCGAACTACGGATAGGCGAAGTGCGCTACTTGAGCGTATGGTGCATGCGTGCGGCTCTTGCCGCGCGTGCTTGCACTGCCCTAATGACGACCATGGATGGGACCCTGCCAGTGGATCTGACGGTGACACGGCGCCAGGAAGACGGGCGCACGATTCTGCAGCTTGTTGGCGAGATCGATGTCTCGACCGCTCCGAGGGTACGCGATGAGTTGAGCCGGGTGATCGCAGACGGCAGCCACGATCTCATCGTGGACCTGTCCGATGTGCCCTTCCTCGACTCCACCGGTCTCGGTGTGCTCGTTGGACGCCTCAAGGCAGTACGTCTGGTCGACGGTGACCTCGTGCTCGCGGGTGCTCAGGAGCGCACGTTGCGCAACTTCAAGATCACCGGCCTCGACAAGGTCTTCCACCTGTACGACTCGGTCGACGCCGCGCTCGCCGCGAAGGTCGAGCCGGACGCCGCTTCATCGATGTGAACCACACCGGGCTGCACGCCGACCCGGAACTCCTCACGGCACTCGCCGCCGACCTCAGGTCGGCGGCGTTCACCGTTGACGGTGTCCAACAACGTCTCGGCCCGGTCGCGGCCGCCGCACTTCACCGCGAACAGGTCACGCCCGCGCGGCGGGTCGTCACCGACGACGATCCGCTCGACGTGCTGATCCGCTTCTTCACCCTCGGCGACGCCGTGCCCGGTGAACTGCTGGACGTCGCGGTCCCGGGCCTGCGGTCGCACGGACTGCGTGAGCTGGGACTGCTGGCCGATGACGGGCGAGCACGATTCGACCTGCGACCGCACGCCGACGACACCCACGACTGGTGGGTCGTTTCCGACCTGTCCGAACTGGTCACCGGCGGACCCCTGCCCGACGACCACGTGCTCGGCATCGGGGGAGCCTCCACCACTCTCGCCTCCTGGACGGTGCGCCGCCCGGCGGCGCGCGCCCTCGACATGGGAGCCGGCTGTGGCGTCCAGGCTCTGCACCTCGGCGCGCACTGCGAACGGATCGTCGCCACCGATCTGTCGGCGCGGGCCGTCGAGATCCTTCGGTTCAACGCGGTGCTCAACGGCGAGCGGTGGGACGTTCGGTCGGGCTCGCTGTTCGAACCGGTGGCCGGCGAACGCTTCGATCTGATCGTCAGCAACCCGCCGTTCGTGATCACCCCACGTGTCGCCGGCGTGCCGTTGTTCGAGTACCGCGACGGCGGAATGGTGGGTGATTCTCTTGTCCGCACCGTCGTCCATCAGGTCGAAGCGCATCTCGAACCCGGCGGCGTCGCCCAACTCCTCGGCAACTGGGAGGTGCCGGCCGGCACCGACTGGCAGGACGTCGTCCGGCAGTGGCTCGCCCCGACCGAGCTGGACGCCTGGGTCGTCCAGCGCGAGACGCAGGACCCGGCCGAGTACGCCGAACTGTGGATCCGCGATGGGGGTCACCGTCCCGGTACCGAGGCGTACGAGCGCATGTATGCCGCCTGGCTGGACGACTTCGACGCCCGCGGCGTCGCAAGTATCGGTTTCGGCGTCATCACGCTGCAACGTCCGGCGACCAAGCGCCGCCGCTTCCAGGTGCTCGAAGAACACAGCGGCCCGGTCGCCTCGCCGATGGGCCCGGCCGTCGACGCCGAACTCGCGGCGCTCACCTGGTGCGCCGAGCATCCGGACGAGGTGCTCGACCAGAACTGGCGGGTCGCCGACGACGTCACCGAGGAACGGTTCGCCGCTCCCGGCGCCGACGACCCATCGGTCATCCGCATCACCCAGGGCGGCGGGCTCGGCCGGCAGCTGCACATCGACACCGCGATCTCCGCCTACCTGAGTGTCGCCGACGGCGACCTCACCGCCCGTCAGGCGCTCGTCGCCATCGCAACCCTGCTCGAACGCGACGAGCGCGATCTGCTCGAACGTGCGCAGCCGATCGTGACCCGGCTCGTGGAGACCGGCTTCCTGGTCGGCACCTGACGCGACGCCGGTGAGGTGCGCCACACCGGCGTGGGCCGATTCAGCGCAAACCTGCGGCAGGCGTTACCTTCAAGGCGGCTCGCGTCGAAGCAGCGACGAATCCGCTGCACGCAGCCGCAGACAAGGAGCACATCGAAGTGTCGCGCAAGCTGGTCATCGTCGAGTCGCCCGCCAAGGCGAAGAAAATCGGCAGCTTCCTCGGGTCCGACTACGTAGTCGACGCGAGCGCCGGTCACATCCGTGACCTGCCCACCCCGTCCGAACTGCCGGCCGACATGAAGAAGGGCCCGTTCGGCAAGTTCGCGGTCGACGTCGACAACGGCTTCGAGGCCTACTACGTCGTCGATGCCGACAAGAAGAAGAAGGTCTCCGAGCTCAAGCGCGCCCTCAAGGACGCCGACGAACTCCTGCTCGCCACCGATGAGGACCGCGAGGGCGAGGCCATCGCGTGGCACCTGCTCGAGGTGCTGAAGCCCAAGGTGCCGGTCAAGCGCATGGTGTTCCACGAGATCACCAAGGAAGCGATCCAGCGCGCCGCCAACAACACCCGCGACCTCGACACCTACCTGGTCGACGCCCAGGAGACCCGCCGCATCCTCGACCGTCTCTACGGCTACGAGATCAGCCCGGTCCTGTGGCGCAAGGTCCGTCAGGGCCTGTCCGGCGGACGCGTCCAGTCGGTCGTCACCCGGATGATCGTCGAGCGCGAGCGGGAGCGCATGGCGTTCCGGGCCGCCTCCTACTGGGATGTCGACGGCGAGTTCACGGTCAACGGTGGGCAGCAGTTCGGCGCTCGCCTCACCGGTCTGGACGGCACGCGGGTCGCGACCGGCCGCGATTTCAATGACGCCGGTGAACTCACCGCCAAGGACGTCGTCCACCTCGACTCCCAGCGCGCGAACGCGGTTGCCGAGGCTGCCCGTGCCAGCCACGCCGACGTGACCTCCGTCCAGGAGAAGCCGTACACCCGGCGTCCGAGTGCGCCGTTCATCACCTCGACGTTGCAGCAGGAAGCCAGCCGCAAACTGCGTCTGTCCAGCCGCGACACGATGCGGGCCGCGCAGCGCCTGTACGAGAACGGCTACATCACCTACATGCGTACCGACTCTGTCGTGCTCAGCGAGTCGGCGCTCACCGCTGCCCGAGCTCAGGCTCGTGATCTGTACGGCGCCGAGTATGTGCCGGACGCCCCGCGTCGATATGCCGGCAAGTCCAAGGGTGCGCAGGAGGCGCACGAGGCGATCCGCCCCGCCGGTGATCGTTTCCGCACCCCGGCACAGGTGGCCGGCGAGTTGCGCGGCACCGAATTCGCTCTCTACGAACTGATCTGGAAGCGCACCGTCGCCTCGCAGATGGCGGACGCCCGCGGCTCGACCGCGACCGTCAAGCTGGCCGTCCCGGTCGACGCGGCGGGTGCGAAGTCGGCGGAGTTCACCGCCAGCGGCACCGTCATCACCTTCCGCGGCTTCCTGGCTGCGTACGAGGAAGGCCGCGACGTCGAGCGGGGCGCCGACGGCACCCCGACCGAGCGCCGTCTGCCGAAGCTGTCCGAGGGTGTGCGCCTGGAGGTGTTGGACGCCGAGGCCAAGGGGCACGAGACCTCCCCGCCGCCGCGCTACACCGAGGCTTCGATCGTGAAGGCGATGGAGGAGAAAGGCATCGGCCGCCCGTCGACCTACGAGCCCACCATCGCCACCATCACCAACCGCGGCTACATCAACAAGCGCGGGTCTGCGCTCATCCCGACCTGGCTCGCGTTCGCGGTGACCCGGCTCATGGAGGAGCACTTCCCGAGCCTGGTCGACTACGACTTCACCGCCTCGATGGAGGAGGACCTCGATCAGATCGCCAGCGGTGACGAGCAGCGTGTTGCCTGGCTGACCAAGTTCTACTTCGGTGGACCACAGGAGTCGCGCGAGGGTCTGCGCCGGATGGTCGAGGACCTCGGTGAGATCG
This is a stretch of genomic DNA from Yimella lutea. It encodes these proteins:
- a CDS encoding TadA family conjugal transfer-associated ATPase; the protein is MSVVGRTMWEHIRSGEVPTKDRITAVAGAEAAVLGERSAGELGQRWTAEVLGGGPLQPLLDEPDVTDVLVNGPGQVWIDRGDGLQPVDLNLGDEDAVRRLAVRLAAIAGRRLDDASPWVDGQLPGGVRLHAMLPPLVSDGPHLSLRIPRRTGIGLSQLCARGLTDVLGERLLTALVEQKVAFVVTGGTGSGKTTLLSSMLALVPAAERLLVVEDVREMIVEHPHVVRLESRPPNVEGAGEVTLAALVRQALRMRPDRVVVGEVRGAEVRELMSALNTGHEGGCGTLHANSPVDVISRFEALGALGGMAPSAVRSQLASSVRVVVHVQRTPAGRRLAQVGVIGVDEGELRVRPALRWEAGQAVPMEGLSALESVLGRAVR
- a CDS encoding type II secretion system F family protein, which produces MSESTVLDAAAAIDLVAIALGGGLPLADALGAVAQVSRDRIEHDLRLVEAALRWGVEPSVAWREAGEVWAAVGVAFALAGDLGLPPRGLLHDAAESIRLNEAARSEAAVGRLSVLLVLPLGLLFLPAFALLAVVPVVISLARSTLDGIG
- a CDS encoding DUF4244 domain-containing protein translates to MNEKTLPGVLARRWRAVREGGAESGMATSEYAVGILAAVSFAVVLIAIVKSAAVKTALTGIITSALSVAG
- a CDS encoding TadE family type IV pilus minor pilin codes for the protein MSSAAVRARRRDAGMVCAELAAAFPAAVFALLLVLGVAQHAITATRAEEAARLAARSAARGDSRAESISLARRAAPAASVEISGEGERVRVHVVLPARGATAWLVPSGRFFASAVAAIEEAPGEKP
- a CDS encoding Rv3654c family TadE-like protein, with the translated sequence MKSPDSERGSGSVLMLGVVAVAVLLFGAAATLASAQQASARARTAADLAALAAAGAVARAESTAACAAASQVAAANGAALVGCSDLGAGDFEVVVTVRPRSRVLGPATARSRAGPEGAGSHAPARAP
- a CDS encoding DEAD/DEAH box helicase — encoded protein: MTSSAPDPFEPASALGRLTGTGTGGLIHVETIPGRPADLRDWPDWVDPQVEAAVRGSGVTSLWSHQRRAADLVHSGEDVVLCTGTASGKSLGYQLPMLSAVSAGADAPTGRGATALYLAPTKALAADQEARIRSWAIPTVRAAVLDGDTPRDERRWIRDHAGLILSNPDLLHHTLLPTHERWASFFRSLQVVVVDECHQYRGVFGTHVALVLRRLRRVAARYGSDPVFVLASATIASPAGHASALVGRPVTAVTDDGSPRQELTFGLWRPGMVDTPQGEVQRGAIAETADLMTRLVDDGVQTLAFAKSRVGVERVADSVRHHVTEPTTQIAAYRGGYLPEERRAIERDLRTGRLRGVAATNALELGIDVSGLDAVIVAGWPGTTASLWQQVGRAGRSGRRSLALFVAADDPLDTYLVDHPESLFGRPVEPSVINPENPHVLAPHLAAAAYELALTPDDVEYFGESLPQLADTLARARILRSRPRGWFWDRDDRPGDHLNLRGNLGTPVAIVEKRSGAVLGTVDGDRAETTVHTGAVYVHQGKTYVVTNYDVEAALAEVTPGDPGWTTWATSDSQFEIAQVEAGGRHADLEWHYGQIVVHKQVTGFLRRLPGGEVIGQHPLDFPVHTLRTRGTWWTLPADVLAAAGVDEPSLPGALHAAEHAAIGLLSFVAQSDRWDVGGVSTALHQDTGLPTVVVYDGFPGGAGIAHSGFRQPARWIEATLDAVRNCRCRSGCPACIQSPKCGNGNEPLDKDGAIKVLGLVRDYLRPPVRPAIEP
- a CDS encoding STAS domain-containing protein, whose translation is MTRRQEDGRTILQLVGEIDVSTAPRVRDELSRVIADGSHDLIVDLSDVPFLDSTGLGVLVGRLKAVRLVDGDLVLAGAQERTLRNFKITGLDKVFHLYDSVDAALAAKVEPDAASSM
- a CDS encoding DUF7059 domain-containing protein codes for the protein MNHTGLHADPELLTALAADLRSAAFTVDGVQQRLGPVAAAALHREQVTPARRVVTDDDPLDVLIRFFTLGDAVPGELLDVAVPGLRSHGLRELGLLADDGRARFDLRPHADDTHDWWVVSDLSELVTGGPLPDDHVLGIGGASTTLASWTVRRPAARALDMGAGCGVQALHLGAHCERIVATDLSARAVEILRFNAVLNGERWDVRSGSLFEPVAGERFDLIVSNPPFVITPRVAGVPLFEYRDGGMVGDSLVRTVVHQVEAHLEPGGVAQLLGNWEVPAGTDWQDVVRQWLAPTELDAWVVQRETQDPAEYAELWIRDGGHRPGTEAYERMYAAWLDDFDARGVASIGFGVITLQRPATKRRRFQVLEEHSGPVASPMGPAVDAELAALTWCAEHPDEVLDQNWRVADDVTEERFAAPGADDPSVIRITQGGGLGRQLHIDTAISAYLSVADGDLTARQALVAIATLLERDERDLLERAQPIVTRLVETGFLVGT
- the topA gene encoding type I DNA topoisomerase, coding for MSRKLVIVESPAKAKKIGSFLGSDYVVDASAGHIRDLPTPSELPADMKKGPFGKFAVDVDNGFEAYYVVDADKKKKVSELKRALKDADELLLATDEDREGEAIAWHLLEVLKPKVPVKRMVFHEITKEAIQRAANNTRDLDTYLVDAQETRRILDRLYGYEISPVLWRKVRQGLSGGRVQSVVTRMIVERERERMAFRAASYWDVDGEFTVNGGQQFGARLTGLDGTRVATGRDFNDAGELTAKDVVHLDSQRANAVAEAARASHADVTSVQEKPYTRRPSAPFITSTLQQEASRKLRLSSRDTMRAAQRLYENGYITYMRTDSVVLSESALTAARAQARDLYGAEYVPDAPRRYAGKSKGAQEAHEAIRPAGDRFRTPAQVAGELRGTEFALYELIWKRTVASQMADARGSTATVKLAVPVDAAGAKSAEFTASGTVITFRGFLAAYEEGRDVERGADGTPTERRLPKLSEGVRLEVLDAEAKGHETSPPPRYTEASIVKAMEEKGIGRPSTYEPTIATITNRGYINKRGSALIPTWLAFAVTRLMEEHFPSLVDYDFTASMEEDLDQIASGDEQRVAWLTKFYFGGPQESREGLRRMVEDLGEIDAREISTIRIGDNIAVRVGRYGPYVEELAPAGIDPNTGEVTEGAEVKDPRRASITDDIAPDEMTPEKARELLEQAGDDGRVLGTDPQSGHEIVAKAGRYGPYVTEVLPEPEGEEKPKRGAKKAKPRTASLFKDMDLGTIELDTALKLLSLPRVVGETTDDKGETVEITAQNGRYGPYLKKGTDSRSLQTEAQIFDITLDEALAIYAQPKQRGRAAVAPLKELGEDPASGKPVVVKDGRFGPYVTDGETNATLRKDDDPSTITPERGFELLAEKRAKGPTTRKRAAKKTAKKTTKKAAAKKTTAKKAAAKKASG